In Deltaproteobacteria bacterium, the DNA window TGCTGTTCGTGATCCTGATGCTGATCATCGAGTACGGCGTCATCGCCCGCTTCGAGCAGCGCGCCTTTGCCTGGCGCCGCACGTTCTCCGCGGCCGCCCTATAGCGTCACAAGGCCCTACCGCCCCTGGGCCTTGATCTCCGCCATGGAGAACGGCCCGGCCCCCATCATCTGGTGGATCTCCCACTCGATCAGCTCGAACGTGCAGAAACCGGCCGCCGTGTAGGGGTCGCTGCCGGCGATCTCCTCCGCCTCGTCCCGTGAGTCCGCGCGTATGAGGTAGATGCCGAGCCGGCGGTCCGGCGTCGGCCCCGACATGACGATTTTTCCCGCCGCATGCTGGCGCTTCATCCAGGACAGATGATCGTCCAGCGTGACGGTCCACTCCTCCCTGGGCTTGACCGCGCTCCTCATTCCGATGAACCACATGTTCGT includes these proteins:
- a CDS encoding YciI family protein yields the protein MWFIGMRSAVKPREEWTVTLDDHLSWMKRQHAAGKIVMSGPTPDRRLGIYLIRADSRDEAEEIAGSDPYTAAGFCTFELIEWEIHQMMGAGPFSMAEIKAQGR